In a single window of the Bufo bufo chromosome 5, aBufBuf1.1, whole genome shotgun sequence genome:
- the PTPN23 gene encoding tyrosine-protein phosphatase non-receptor type 23, which produces MEAVPRMPMIWLDLKEAAEFGFNLAVKQFVLKNYGENPENYNEELKKLEQLRQSAVNVPRDFEGCSVLRKYFGQLHYLQSRIPMGVEQEAAVPITWTEIFSGKSVTHADIKYEQACVLYNLGALHSMLGAMDKRVSEEGMKISCTHFQCAAGAFSYLRDHFTHSYSVDMSHQILNLNINLMLGQAQECLLEKSMLDNRKSFLVARISAQVVDYYKEACRALENSETASLLGKIQKDWKKLVQMKIYYFAAIAHLHMGRQAEEQQKYGEQVAYLQSSLDKLNEAIKQSKGQPSTVQDALHFTMDVIGGKFNSAKKDNDFIYHESVPALDTLQAVKGAPLVKALPVNPTDPAVTGPDIFSKLVPMAAHEASSLYSEEKAKLLREVMAKIDAKNEILDQFTDSLQLDPDTVDNLDMYSHIPPSLMEKCAALSVRPDTVKSLVQSMQALSGVFTDVEASLKDIKDILDEEEKEEKKLQDEVGKANVPPTSAPAVMEVGKEWTKYMEVHEKASFTNTELHKAMNLHISNLRLLNGPLDQLQQALPAPTLTEDDKSVLQNLKRILGKVQEMRQQRLSLEQQLRDTIQKDDITTSLVTTDRSEMKKLFAEQLKKYDQLKVYTEQNLSAQENILKALTEANVKYAPIRKTLAECEQKWNHTVQTLISSYEAYEDLMKKCQEGRDFYADLEGKVGKLLEKARAAFEASQASRLQILEREMKKKPPPRPTAPKPSLEKKVSDVDLENIAAADLADMQQFSSLFFSDLPEELKSLPPEALLAHFDRLSADAMAAFPVNPVSAYGAVRMPSADTYRAGRTATAPLPDPQAVPFTQAPFNVLPGQMPQMAAGAAPGQAFPPVSYSSIPPVSSGTAVPPQRGHPNVSGSSRIPTSSVYSPGAPPVQPNPASAPIAPGYMAAGMPPPRTSPQHMPVLAPGVAPSANQFRPNSAVGFGTGQAPSASVVSGPMNPNVPHPSLARNAQPQVTQGVRPATTTVDSIQGPISSYTAPRMPHSQSGYMGAPGLPVMGQGHPFPYSQGAVPNFIPPPTHLPHAQPNQMFHMPRQPQARMDLPPQPLPGQSQYAAPVQHQFTPQTRAPFQPQLPAVYQQGQPARMPVVNPVVPQHPYQQFAVQPQHPAVQPPPHLMPQQYPLAHQDQQSLYTTFPGPIPRASPQPVQTVPLPMSQPSGVPGVQNVPPGSAPQVPSAMSFAPPVRHPSSSIVNSVPAGPQMPMGAPQAPPLAHHVQPPGSPALSQLPGGAIVSGAPTIPSPSPSPKPPVLPCTVSTSTVMPQRPPPSLTPGTTPLSQASTEPVFHRQSSTTDDLLSSSPESQHGGSKTSVGQPLLQPTKADSKDGLRPKGIQLIENDPYEKPEHIMRLLSELDRFRLVVAALDKPVPGAATQLDAMWKEFQDAQEKEARNLSIAIARCYTMKNRHQDIMPYDKNRIILQSGKDDYINASKIEDLSPYCPTIIATQAPLVGTAADFWLMIYEQKVSLIVMLVSDLEIEKQKVVRYFPTERGQPVLQGHITLTLTSLKVADTHVERVMSLQYKDQSLKRSIIHLQFMSWPELGLPDSKGNLLRFIQDVHKHYLHQRPLHMPIVVHCSSGVGRTGAFCLLYAAVQEVEAGNGIPDLAELVKKMRQQRKHMLQEKIHLKFCYKAVLKHAEQVLQRHGFYTPSASKPQSTAPQKIYSLQDPQDIVLGGDMPISSIQATIAKLSIKPCTGSPEGTNHYQPPPPLDVNEQAPNEIVHVVLPASSSQPDLTASLVTEPQTPPNQTTTNGISEAPAEATNSHDPAPAPEPSSASPAPLSSSLNLLASLTPETFNLDSSQRGKQKMNKQNFLQPQNGSGLTRAGKSGDDPLSMLDPLWTLNKT; this is translated from the exons TTTGTCTTGAAGAATTACGgtgaaaaccctgaaaattacaaCGAGGAGCTGAAGAAGCTGGAACAACTAAGACAG AGCGCAGTGAACGTCCCCCGAGACTTCGAAGGATGCAGCGTCTTGCGCAAGTACTTTGGTCAGCTCCATTACCTGCAGAGTCGCATCCCCATGGGGGTCGAGCAAGAGGCGGCTGTTCCCATCACATG GACGGAGATTTTCTCAGGGAAGTCTGTGACGCACGCCGACATCAAGTACGAGCAGGCCTGTGTCCTGTACAATCTAG GGGCGCTACACTCCATGCTGGGCGCTATGGACAAGCGAGTCTCTGAGGAG GGGATGAAGATCTCGTGCACTCACTTCCAGTGCGCGGCCGGAGCCTTCTCCTACCTCAGGGATCACTTCACTCATTCTTACAGTGTGGACATGAGTCACCAGATCCTGAACCTCAACATAAACTTAATGCTG GGTCAGGCCCAGGAGTGTCTGCTCGAGAAGTCCATGCTGGATAACAGGAAGAGTTTCCTGGTGGCAAGGATCAGTGCTCAG GTGGTGGATTACTACAAGGAGGCCTGCCGTGCCCTGGAGAATTCAGAGACCGCCTCGCTTTTAGGGAAGATCCAGAAGGACTGGAAGAAGTTGGTGCAGATGAAGATTTACTACTTTGCAGCCATCGCccat CTGCACATGGGGAGGCAGGCAGAAGAACAGCAGAAATATGGCGAGCAG GTTGCCTATTTACAGAGCTCTTTAGACAAACTAAACGAGGCGATCAAACAATCCAAG GGTCAGCCCTCCACGGTGCAGGACGCCCTCCACTTCACTATGGATGTCATTGGCGGCAA GTTTAATTCTGCTAAGAAGGATAATGACTTCATCTACCATGAGTCTGTGCCGGCGCTGGACACCCTGCAGGCTGTGAAAg GAGCTCCTTTAGTAAAGGCTCTGCCGGTGAACCCCACTGATCCTGCCGTGACTGGACCAGATATTTTTTCTAAGCTGGTCCCAATGGCTGCACATGAGGCGTCCTCCCTCTACAG cgaaGAAAAGGCGAAACTCCTGCGTGAAGTCATGGCCAAAATAGATGCAAAGAATGAAATCCTTGA TCAGTTCACGGACTCCCTGCAGCTTGATCCAGACACCGTGGATAACCTGGACATGTACAGCCACATCCCACCATCCTTGATGGAGAAGTGTGCAGCACTGAGCGTTCGGCCGGATACAGTCAAGAGCCTAGTCCAGTCTATGCAGG CGCTCTCTGGAGTGTTCACCGATGTGGAGGCGTCTCTGAAGGACATTAAGGACATTCTTGATGaagaggaaaaggaggaaaaaaaattgcaagacGAGGTAGGGAAGGCAAATGTACCTCCGACCTCCGCCCCTGCAGTGATGGAAGTTGGCAAAGAGTGGACAAAATACATGGAGGTGCATGAGAAGGCGAGCTTCACCAACACCGAGCTGCACAAAGCCATGAACCTGCATATTAGCAACCTGCGCCTCCTGAACGGACCCCTGGACCAGCTCCAGCAAGCACTGCCTGCACCGACTCTGACTGAGG ATGACAAGTCCGTGCTGCAGAACCTGAAGCGGATCCTGGGTAAGGTGCAGGAGATGAGACAGCAGCGTCTGTCACTGGAGCAGCAGCTGCGAGACACTATCCAGAAGGATGATATCACCACCTCGCTGGTCACCACTGACCGCTCCGAGATGAAG AAACTCTTTGCAGAGCAGCTGAAGAAGTACGATCAGCTGAAGGTTTACACTGAGCAGAACTTGTCCGCCCAGGAGAACATCCTGAAGGCTCTGACCGAAGCCAACGTCAAGTACGCACCAATAAGGAAGACCCTGGCGGAGTGCGAGCAGAA GTGGAACCACACTGTGCAGACCCTGATCTCCTCCTACGAGGCCTACGAGGACCTGATGAAGAAGTGCCAGGAGGGGAGGGACTTTTACGCAGATTTAGAAGGCAAAGTGGGCAAGCTCCTGGAGAAAGCTCGTGCCGCGTTCGAGGCGTCCCAGGCCAGCCGGCTGCAGATCCTAGAGCG GGAAATGAAGAAGAAGCCGCCTCCTCGTCCCACAGCCCCAAAGCCGTCGTTGGAGAAGAAGGTGTCGGACGTGGACCTTGAGAACATAGCGGCTGCTGATCTGGCGGATATGCAGCAGTTctcctctctctttttctctgatCTCCCCGAGGAGCTGAAGAGTCTACCCCCAGAAGCCCTCCTGGCACATTTCGACCGCTTGTCTGCAGATGCCATGGCTGCATTTCCAGTGAATCCAGTCTCTGCATACGGTGCCGTAAGAATGCCGAGCGCAGATACTTACAGAGCCGGGAGAACGGCTACTGCCCCTTTGCCAGACCCACAGGCTGTGCCGTTCACCCAGGCTCCATTTAATGTTTTGCCCGGGCAAATGCCACAGATGGCTGCGGGTGCTGCTCCCGGTCAGGCATTCCCTCCAGTTTCCTATAGCAGCATTCCTCCTGTCAGCTCTGGCACAGCAGTCCCTCCACAGCGAGGGCATCCAAATGTTAGCGGATCATCTCGGATACCGACCTCTTCTGTGTATTCACCAGGGGCACCACCTGTTCAGCCCAATCCAGCATCCGCACCTATAGCACCAGGCTACATGGCTGCGGGTATGCCGCCACCGAGAACGTCGCCGCAGCACATGCCAGTGCTTGCCCCTGGGGTGGCTCCCTCAGCTAATCAATTCAGGCCAAATTCTGCAGTTGGTTTTGGCACAGGACAGGCGCCATCTGCATCAGTGGTGTCTGGCCCTATGAACCCGAACGTCCCTCATCCATCACTGGCAAGAAATGCGCAGCCTCAGGTCACACAGGGCGTTCGTCCTGCGACCACCACAGTGGACAGTATTCAAGGGCCCATTTCAAGTTACACTGCGCCCAGGATGCCCCATTCTCAGAGTGGCTATATGGGGGCCCCAGGGCTCCCAGTGATGGGTCAGGGCCATCCGTTCCCATATTCTCAAGGTGCGGTTCCGAATTTCATTCCGCCCCCTACACATTTACCACATGCCCAGCCTAACCAAATGTTTCATATGCCCAGGCAGCCCCAGGCTAGAATGGATCTGccgccacagcctcttcctggACAGTCGCAGTATGCGGCACCTGTGCAGCATCAGTTCACCCCCCAAACAAGAGCCCCCTTCCAACCACAGCTGCCCGCTGTGTACCAACAGGGACAGCCAGCTCGTATGCCTGTCGTAAACCCTGTGGTGCCTCAACATCCATATCAGCAGTTTGCGGTGCAGCCCCAGCACCCCGCGGTGCAGCCCCCTCCTCACCTCATGCCGCAGCAGTATCCTCTTGCTCACCAGGATCAACAATCTCTTTACACAACTTTTCCAGGCCCCATACCCAGAGCATCTCCTCAGCCAGTCCAGACTGTGCCCCTGCCCATGAGTCAGCCATCTGGTGTTCCAGGCGTGCAGAACGTCCCTCCAGGATCTGCCCCCCAGGTCCCATCCGCTATGTCTTTTGCCCCCCCAGTAAGACACCCCTCCAGCAGTATAGTAAATTCGGTTCCTGCTGGGCCCCAGATGCCAATGGGTGCCCCTCAGGCCCCGCCCCTTGCTCACCACGTACAGCCTCCTGGCAGCCCGGCACTCAGCCAGCTGCCAGGTGGTGCCATTGTTTCTGGAGCCCCAACCATTCCTTCTCCATCACCCTCTCCAAAGCCACCAGTTCTTCCATGCACTGTATCTACCTCTACCGTGATGCCTCAGAGACCCCCGCCTTCACTTACTCCTGGAACGACCCCTTTAAGTCAAGCATCTACCGAACCAGTCTTTCACCGGCAGAGCTCCACTACGGATGACCTGCTGTCATCTAGTCCCGAGAGCCAACATGGAGGCTCCAAAACGTCGGTGGGACAGCCGCTCTTACAACCCACCAAGGCGGATTCTAAAGATGGCCTCAGGCCTAAAGGCATTCAGCTGATCGAGAACGATCCGTATGAGAAGCCGGAGCACATCATGCGCCTCCTGTCTGAGCTGGATCGCTTCAGACTGGTGGTGGCAGCTCTGGACAAACCCGTGCCTGGTGCAGCCACCCAGCTGGATGCCATGTGGAAAGAGTTCCAAGATGCCCAAGAGAAGGAGGCCAGAAACCTGTCCATCGCCATCGCCCGCTGCTATACCATGAAGAACAGACACCAGGACATCATGCCCTATGACAAGAACCGCATCATCTTACAGTCCGGGAAAGATGACTACATCAATGCCAGTAAGATCGAAGACCTCTCTCCGTACTGCCCGACCATCATTGCCACCCAGGCTCCACTGGTGGGCACAGCCGCAGATTTCTGGCTGATGATTTACGAGCAGAAGGTGTCATTGATTGTGATGCTGGTGTCGGACCTGGAGATAGAGAAG CAAAAAGTCGTGCGTTACTTCCCTACGGAGCGCGGCCAGCCGGTGCTGCAGGGGCACATCACGCTGACGCTCACCAGCCTCAAGGTCGCTGACACGCACGTAGAGCGAGTGATGTCACTGCAGTACAAGGACCAAAGCCTGAAACGGTCCATCATCCACCTGCAGTTCATGTCCTGGCCTGAGCT GGGTCTTCCTGACAGTAAAGGGAACCTGCTGCGGTTTATCCAGGACGTACATAAGCACTACCTACACCAGCGCCCCCTGCACATGCCCATTGTTGTGCACTGCAG TTCTGGCGTGGGGCGGACCGGAGCGTTCTGCCTCCTCTATGCTGCTGTACAAGAAGTGGAGGCCGGCAACGGGATCCCGGACCTGGCGGAACTGGTGAAGAAGATGAGGCAGCAGAGGAAGCAcatgctgcaggagaag ATAcatctgaagttctgctacaaggCGGTTCTGAAGCACGCAGAACAGGTTCTCCAGAGACACGGCTTCTACACCCCCTCTGCCAGCAAGCCCCAGTCTACTGCCCCCCAAAAG ATCTACAGCCTGCAGGACCCACAGGACATTGTCCTTGGAGGAGATATGCCCATCAGCTCCATCCAAGCAACCATTGCCAAGCTGAGCATTAAACCCTGTACCGGCAGCCCAGAGGGCACCAACCATTACCAGCCGCCTCCGCCCCTGGACGTGAACGAGCAGGCGCCAAATGAGATTGTACATGTGGTGCTTCCCGCCAGCTCCTCCCAGCCAGATCTCACTGCTTCACTGGTCACTGAGCCGCAGACCCCTCCAAACCAGACCACCACCAATGGTATCAGCGAAGCCCCTGCAGAAGCTACCAACAGTCATGACCCAGCGCCAGCCCCTGAGCCTTCCTCTGCCTCTCCGGCACCGTTGTCTTCATCTCTCAACCTGCTGGCTTCTTTGACCCCCGAGACCTTCAACCTGGACAGCTCTCAGCGAGGGAAGCAGAAGATGAACAAGCAGAACTTCCTCCAGCCCCAGAACGGGAGCGGCCTGACCCGGGCCGGAAAATCCGGAGACGATCCCCTCAGTATGCTGGACCCACTGTGGACACTGAACAAAACCTAA